Proteins encoded in a region of the Sphingopyxis sp. OAS728 genome:
- the rnhA gene encoding ribonuclease HI — translation MSESTGKTVIVATDGACKGNPGPGGWGAVLRWGDVVKTLSGGEPDTTNNRMELMAAIEALAALKRSCNVELSTDSVYVRDGITKWIFGWQKNGWKTAAKKPVANADLWQRLVKENARHKVEWIWVKGHAGHGDNELADTLASDAALEVARARKAPAR, via the coding sequence ATGAGCGAAAGCACCGGCAAGACCGTGATTGTCGCCACCGACGGCGCCTGCAAGGGCAACCCCGGCCCCGGCGGCTGGGGCGCCGTGCTCCGCTGGGGTGATGTCGTAAAGACATTGTCGGGGGGCGAACCCGACACGACGAACAACCGCATGGAGCTGATGGCCGCGATCGAGGCGCTCGCTGCGCTCAAGCGCAGCTGCAACGTCGAACTGTCGACCGACAGCGTCTATGTCCGCGACGGGATCACCAAATGGATTTTCGGCTGGCAGAAGAATGGCTGGAAAACCGCAGCCAAAAAGCCGGTCGCCAACGCCGACCTGTGGCAGCGCCTGGTCAAGGAAAATGCGCGGCACAAGGTCGAGTGGATCTGGGTCAAGGGCCACGCCGGCCACGGTGACAATGAACTGGCCGATACGCTGGCCAGCGACGCCGCCCTCGAAGTGGCGCGGGCGCGCAAGGCACCCGCGCGCTAA
- a CDS encoding prepilin peptidase: protein MEGSMITLGLMAVLGALMIAAAISDLKSRTISNELNAAMALLAIPFWVATGLALWPDVPVQFGAAFGVFLIFAGLFAVGGMGGGDVKMIGAVMLWIPVPLFLPMLTIMAIAGGILSALMLIYMKLRPSDKPVEVPYAVAIAAAGLWALHQQYLNQFQVIG from the coding sequence ATGGAAGGCAGCATGATCACGCTTGGCTTGATGGCCGTTCTCGGCGCGCTGATGATTGCTGCAGCAATCAGCGACCTGAAGTCGCGTACCATTTCCAACGAACTCAACGCCGCCATGGCGCTGCTTGCCATCCCCTTCTGGGTCGCGACCGGCCTTGCGCTCTGGCCCGACGTTCCGGTCCAGTTCGGCGCCGCCTTTGGCGTCTTCCTGATCTTCGCCGGACTGTTCGCAGTCGGCGGGATGGGCGGCGGCGACGTAAAGATGATCGGCGCGGTGATGCTCTGGATCCCCGTACCCCTGTTTCTGCCCATGCTCACGATCATGGCCATCGCCGGCGGCATCCTGTCGGCCCTGATGCTTATCTATATGAAATTGCGCCCTTCGGACAAACCGGTCGAGGTTCCCTATGCGGTAGCCATCGCCGCAGCGGGCCTTTGGGCGCTTCACCAACAATATCTTAACCAGTTTCAGGTTATCGGATGA
- a CDS encoding NAD(P)/FAD-dependent oxidoreductase gives MTAAPPSATDVLIVGAGIAGASLAAALAPWRRVMLIEGEDAPGYHATGRSAAFWHESYGGAGVQPLTRASLETLNNPAPEFSAHGFLSPRGALTVGQRSEAAAVDAFTAEFSAQGVDIVRMAGAPVADMVPGLRDEWREAAYEAACRDIDVGGLHAAYLRAAKRAGATLVTRARLRRARRVSEGWDVETGDARIRTALIVNAAGAWADEVAGACGIKPVGIQPYRRTVMQVRLGVPVPADLPLVVHVGGEFYFKGQSEARIWLTPHDETPTVPHDAAPEELDVALAIDRLQSVVDWPVVAVERKWAGLRSFALDRMPVFGADPHEPSFIWCAGQGGFGIQTSPAIAGLLAALLGAPLPEGAIGRVDPAPFAPSRFA, from the coding sequence ATGACCGCCGCGCCGCCTTCTGCCACCGACGTGCTGATTGTCGGCGCGGGGATCGCCGGGGCAAGCCTTGCCGCCGCCCTCGCGCCGTGGCGCCGCGTCATGCTGATCGAAGGCGAGGATGCACCCGGCTATCACGCGACCGGTCGGTCGGCGGCGTTCTGGCACGAAAGCTATGGCGGGGCGGGGGTTCAGCCCCTGACACGCGCATCACTGGAGACATTGAACAACCCGGCCCCCGAATTTTCGGCTCATGGCTTCCTGTCGCCGCGCGGTGCATTGACGGTGGGGCAGCGGTCTGAGGCGGCGGCGGTCGACGCCTTTACCGCCGAATTTTCGGCCCAAGGCGTCGACATCGTCCGGATGGCGGGCGCGCCGGTGGCCGATATGGTTCCCGGCCTTCGCGACGAATGGCGCGAGGCCGCCTATGAAGCGGCGTGCCGCGACATCGACGTCGGCGGCTTGCATGCGGCCTATCTTCGCGCCGCAAAGCGCGCGGGTGCGACATTGGTCACGCGCGCGCGCTTGCGACGGGCGCGGCGGGTCAGCGAGGGCTGGGATGTCGAAACGGGCGACGCACGGATCCGCACTGCATTGATCGTCAATGCCGCCGGGGCATGGGCTGACGAGGTCGCGGGCGCATGCGGGATCAAGCCGGTCGGCATCCAGCCGTATCGCCGCACGGTGATGCAGGTCCGGCTGGGCGTGCCGGTGCCTGCCGACCTGCCGCTCGTCGTCCACGTCGGCGGCGAATTTTATTTCAAGGGTCAGAGCGAGGCGCGCATCTGGCTGACGCCGCATGACGAGACCCCGACGGTGCCCCATGACGCGGCACCCGAGGAGCTGGATGTCGCGCTTGCGATCGACCGGTTACAGTCGGTCGTCGACTGGCCGGTCGTGGCGGTCGAGCGCAAATGGGCGGGACTGCGCAGCTTCGCGCTCGACCGCATGCCCGTTTTTGGCGCCGACCCGCACGAGCCCTCTTTCATCTGGTGCGCGGGGCAGGGGGGCTTCGGGATTCAGACTTCGCCGGCGATCGCCGGACTGCTCGCGGCGCTGCTCGGTGCTCCCTTGCCAGAGGGCGCCATCGGGCGCGTCGATCCCGCACCCTTTGCGCCATCGCGCTTCGCCTGA
- the tatC gene encoding twin-arginine translocase subunit TatC has protein sequence MPLLDHLIELRSRLLKSLVAVGVAFGVCLYYAKPIFGILVQPLVKAGQGKLIYTQLFEAFFVEIKVALFAAMMIAFPVIANQLWKFVAPGLFKQEKRALLPFLIATPVLFAIGASFAYFITIPIALKFLLGYQGNVGGITQEALPSVGNYLSFTMQFIMAFGIAFLLPILLMLIERSGLVTREQLVSARRYMIVAAFAIAAVFTPPDILSQLLLAVPLVFLYEMSLLAIWFTQRRRKTGAGEAPVEPLEEA, from the coding sequence ATGCCGCTGCTCGATCATCTGATCGAACTGCGTTCGCGTCTGCTCAAGTCGCTGGTCGCGGTGGGTGTCGCCTTTGGCGTGTGCCTTTATTACGCCAAGCCGATTTTCGGGATATTGGTCCAGCCGCTCGTAAAGGCAGGGCAGGGCAAGCTGATCTATACGCAGCTGTTCGAGGCGTTCTTCGTAGAGATCAAGGTCGCGCTGTTCGCGGCGATGATGATCGCCTTTCCAGTGATTGCAAACCAGCTGTGGAAATTCGTCGCGCCGGGGCTGTTCAAGCAGGAAAAGCGCGCGCTGCTGCCGTTCCTGATCGCAACGCCGGTGCTGTTCGCGATCGGCGCCAGCTTCGCCTATTTCATCACCATCCCGATCGCGCTCAAATTCCTGCTCGGATATCAGGGCAACGTCGGCGGCATCACGCAGGAAGCGCTGCCGTCGGTCGGTAATTACCTGAGCTTCACGATGCAGTTCATCATGGCGTTCGGGATTGCCTTCCTGCTGCCGATCCTGCTGATGCTGATCGAGCGATCGGGGCTGGTCACGCGCGAGCAGCTCGTTTCGGCGCGGCGCTATATGATCGTGGCCGCTTTTGCGATCGCGGCGGTGTTCACGCCGCCCGACATCCTGAGCCAGCTGTTGCTCGCGGTGCCTTTGGTCTTCCTCTATGAAATGTCGCTGCTCGCGATCTGGTTTACCCAGCGCCGACGCAAAACAGGCGCCGGAGAGGCGCCTGTCGAGCCTCTCGAAGAGGCTTAG
- a CDS encoding twin-arginine translocase TatA/TatE family subunit gives MGSFSIWHWLVVGILVLLLFGKGRFSDMMGDVAKGIKSFKKGMAEDDAPTPAPKQIEGQRAPDATPISTPTAEHDKL, from the coding sequence ATGGGTAGCTTCAGCATCTGGCACTGGCTCGTGGTCGGGATTCTCGTCCTGCTGCTGTTCGGCAAGGGCCGTTTTTCGGACATGATGGGCGATGTCGCCAAGGGCATCAAAAGCTTCAAGAAGGGCATGGCCGAAGATGATGCGCCGACTCCGGCGCCGAAGCAGATCGAGGGCCAGCGCGCGCCCGACGCCACCCCGATTTCGACCCCGACGGCCGAGCACGACAAGCTCTGA
- a CDS encoding SPOR domain-containing protein, with protein sequence MAGDKQAEQGDAGLGLEDEDRLPWLEAADGFEEDGEVSPARLLVMVLGGLLLIGAVLGGLWWIQNGGARGNGELIAAQQGDYKVAPKTDGAKTFEGEGDASFSASEGAEPAGKVDPSRMPEEPAVTPEEREAAAKKAAADKAAAAKAAVAKAPPVEKAKAVAAKEVDAEPKAAAPSGAMIQLGAFSSDAAAAKAWTNLSKRFAYLAELNKSVSPAKVGNGTVYRLRVSAGTAANATNLCGKLRVAGENCVVVR encoded by the coding sequence ATGGCGGGCGACAAACAGGCGGAGCAGGGGGACGCAGGCCTCGGTCTCGAAGACGAGGATCGGCTGCCTTGGCTTGAAGCCGCCGACGGGTTCGAGGAAGATGGCGAAGTCTCGCCCGCGCGCCTGCTCGTCATGGTGCTCGGCGGCTTACTGCTGATCGGCGCGGTGCTCGGCGGCCTGTGGTGGATCCAGAATGGCGGCGCACGCGGTAATGGCGAACTGATCGCGGCGCAGCAGGGCGACTATAAGGTCGCGCCCAAGACCGATGGCGCGAAGACGTTCGAGGGCGAGGGCGACGCCAGCTTCTCAGCCAGCGAAGGTGCCGAGCCTGCAGGCAAGGTCGATCCGAGCCGTATGCCCGAAGAACCTGCCGTGACCCCCGAAGAGCGCGAAGCTGCTGCGAAGAAGGCGGCAGCCGACAAGGCCGCCGCGGCGAAAGCCGCCGTCGCGAAGGCTCCGCCGGTGGAGAAGGCCAAGGCTGTCGCCGCGAAGGAGGTCGATGCCGAGCCCAAGGCAGCTGCCCCGAGCGGTGCGATGATCCAGCTCGGCGCCTTCAGCAGCGACGCTGCGGCTGCCAAGGCGTGGACGAACCTGTCGAAGCGCTTCGCCTATCTGGCCGAGCTCAACAAATCGGTGTCGCCAGCAAAGGTCGGCAATGGAACCGTCTATCGCCTGCGCGTTTCGGCAGGAACCGCGGCCAACGCCACGAATTTATGCGGAAAATTGCGCGTAGCCGGTGAAAATTGCGTCGTCGTTCGCTGA
- the thrB gene encoding homoserine kinase: MAVYTHVEPDDLAALVARYDIGTVVSCKGIAEGVENSNFLLETTGGRFILTLYEKRVSEGDLPFFVDLLNHLASQNCPVPAMIRDRNGIAIQQISGRAACVIQFLPGISLTQPTPPQCEAAGAALGAMHRALEDYAGARANSMGHDHWRGVAAATGNLDVVLPGLQSIVDDELAYLDAHWPTDLPAHVIHADLFPDNVLMLGDRVTGLIDFYFAASDFRAYDLVITHASWAFSADGKHCDPARAQALMRGYAREITLSDAEVAALPLLARGASLRFLLTRAHDWVHTPADALVTRKDPSPFLARLQRYSAADAASLFAVG, encoded by the coding sequence ATGGCCGTCTATACGCACGTCGAGCCCGACGACCTTGCCGCCCTCGTCGCCCGATATGACATCGGCACCGTGGTGTCGTGCAAGGGGATTGCCGAGGGCGTCGAGAACAGCAATTTCCTGCTCGAAACGACGGGCGGTCGTTTCATCCTAACGCTTTACGAAAAACGGGTCAGCGAAGGCGACCTGCCTTTCTTCGTCGACCTGCTGAACCATCTCGCCAGCCAGAACTGCCCCGTCCCGGCAATGATCCGGGACCGGAATGGCATTGCGATCCAGCAGATTTCGGGCCGCGCTGCGTGCGTGATCCAGTTCCTGCCCGGCATCTCGCTCACCCAGCCGACACCGCCACAATGCGAAGCCGCCGGCGCCGCGCTCGGCGCGATGCACCGTGCGCTCGAAGACTATGCCGGCGCGCGCGCGAACAGCATGGGTCACGATCATTGGCGCGGTGTTGCCGCGGCGACCGGCAATCTCGATGTCGTGTTGCCGGGGCTTCAATCGATCGTCGACGACGAACTGGCGTATCTCGACGCGCATTGGCCCACCGATTTGCCCGCGCATGTCATCCACGCCGATCTGTTTCCCGACAATGTGTTGATGCTCGGCGACCGGGTCACCGGCCTCATCGACTTCTATTTCGCCGCGAGCGACTTTCGCGCCTATGATCTCGTGATCACGCACGCGTCCTGGGCCTTTTCGGCCGACGGCAAGCATTGCGATCCCGCACGCGCCCAGGCTTTGATGCGCGGCTATGCTCGCGAAATTACGCTGTCGGACGCCGAAGTCGCCGCGCTGCCGCTACTCGCGCGCGGCGCATCGCTGCGCTTCCTGCTTACCCGCGCCCACGATTGGGTGCACACCCCCGCCGACGCGCTCGTCACCCGCAAGGACCCGTCACCGTTCCTCGCCCGTCTGCAACGTTATAGCGCCGCCGACGCTGCCAGCCTGTTTGCTGTCGGATGA
- the argS gene encoding arginine--tRNA ligase, translating to MTLFSRFSDHIDAALDALAARDALPSGLDRSAISVEPPRDPAHGDVATNAAMVLAKPAGMNPRALADLIVAELGALDEVTEASVAGPGFINLRLVDDSWRDELALIFSEGGDYGRSTMGQGRRVNVEYVSANPTGPMHVGHCRGAVVGDALAALLEYAGHEVIREYYVNDAGAQVDVLARSVHMRYREALGEDIGAIPEGLYPGDYLIPVADKLAVEYGDRFVGAPESAWLGLFRAEAVSAMMDMIRADLAKLGIHHDLFSSEAELQAEGKPAAAEKWLRDHDLVYDGQLEAPKGETPEDWEPVELPLFRSTQFGDDQDRPIKKSDGSWTYFGADLAYHFQKSQNADELIDIWGADHAGTVKRIKAAVAALTGGKTRFDVKLVQMVRLLKNGEPFKMSKRAGNFVTLADVVEEVGKDAVRFTMLTRKADAQMDFDFAKVVEASRDNPVWYLQYANARISRLRKKAADAGITLPAPVPARLNAHELGLVKLLAQFPRIVEAAASAREPHRIAFYLADVAAAFHAWYNLGNDDPGLRIVLDNDPELTATRLYLADGIGQVIRNGLSLMGVEALEEMV from the coding sequence GTGACCCTGTTCAGCCGCTTTTCCGACCATATCGATGCCGCGCTCGATGCGCTCGCCGCCCGAGACGCCCTGCCGAGCGGTCTCGATCGCAGCGCGATCAGCGTCGAACCGCCGCGCGATCCCGCGCATGGCGATGTTGCGACCAACGCCGCGATGGTGCTCGCGAAGCCCGCCGGCATGAACCCGCGTGCGCTTGCGGACCTGATCGTCGCCGAGCTCGGCGCGCTCGATGAAGTGACCGAGGCGAGCGTCGCGGGTCCAGGCTTCATCAACCTGCGCCTTGTCGACGACAGCTGGCGCGACGAACTCGCGCTGATCTTCAGCGAAGGCGGCGATTATGGCCGGTCGACGATGGGGCAAGGGCGGCGCGTCAATGTTGAATATGTGTCGGCGAACCCGACCGGCCCGATGCACGTCGGTCACTGCCGCGGCGCGGTCGTTGGCGACGCGCTCGCCGCGCTGCTGGAATATGCCGGGCACGAGGTGATCCGCGAATATTATGTCAACGACGCCGGCGCGCAGGTCGATGTGCTCGCGCGCTCGGTGCACATGCGCTACCGCGAGGCGCTGGGCGAGGATATCGGCGCGATCCCCGAGGGGCTCTATCCCGGCGACTATCTGATCCCCGTCGCGGACAAGCTGGCGGTCGAATATGGCGACCGCTTCGTCGGCGCGCCCGAAAGCGCGTGGCTCGGCCTGTTCCGCGCCGAGGCGGTCAGCGCGATGATGGACATGATCCGCGCCGACCTCGCCAAGCTCGGCATCCATCACGATCTTTTCTCGTCCGAAGCCGAATTGCAGGCAGAGGGCAAACCCGCCGCCGCCGAGAAATGGCTGCGCGACCATGATCTCGTCTATGACGGCCAGCTCGAAGCGCCGAAGGGCGAAACGCCCGAGGATTGGGAGCCGGTCGAGCTGCCGCTGTTCCGCTCGACGCAGTTCGGCGATGATCAGGACCGCCCGATCAAGAAGTCGGACGGCAGCTGGACCTATTTCGGTGCCGACCTCGCCTATCATTTCCAGAAGAGCCAGAATGCCGACGAACTGATCGACATCTGGGGCGCCGACCATGCAGGCACGGTCAAGCGGATCAAGGCGGCGGTTGCCGCATTGACCGGGGGCAAGACCCGCTTCGACGTCAAACTGGTGCAGATGGTGCGGCTGCTCAAAAATGGCGAGCCGTTCAAAATGTCGAAGCGCGCGGGCAATTTCGTGACGCTCGCCGATGTCGTCGAAGAGGTCGGCAAGGACGCGGTGCGCTTCACGATGCTGACCCGCAAGGCCGACGCACAGATGGATTTCGACTTCGCCAAGGTCGTCGAGGCGTCGCGCGACAACCCCGTCTGGTATCTGCAATATGCCAATGCCCGCATTTCGCGGCTGCGCAAAAAAGCCGCAGATGCCGGGATCACGCTGCCCGCGCCCGTTCCGGCACGCCTCAACGCGCATGAATTGGGCCTCGTGAAACTGCTCGCGCAGTTCCCGCGGATTGTCGAGGCGGCCGCCTCGGCGCGCGAGCCGCACCGGATCGCCTTCTATCTCGCCGACGTCGCGGCGGCGTTCCACGCCTGGTACAATCTGGGCAATGATGATCCGGGCCTTCGCATCGTTCTCGACAATGATCCCGAATTGACCGCGACGCGGCTTTATTTGGCCGACGGAATCGGGCAAGTCATCCGTAACGGGCTGTCCCTTATGGGGGTAGAGGCGCTCGAGGAGATGGTTTGA
- the ispH gene encoding 4-hydroxy-3-methylbut-2-enyl diphosphate reductase, with amino-acid sequence MNAPHPMTHPGSSEAAELKVLIAAPRGFCAGVDRAIRIVELALQKYGAPVYVRHEIVHNRYVVDTLKAQGAIFVESLDQVPDGVPVVFSAHGVPKAVPAKAEMRGLDYIDATCPLVSKVHRQAERVYDAGRHIVFVGHAGHPEVVGTLGQLPEGAMTLVESVDDVAALSPADPEMLSFLTQTTLSVDDTRDIIAALQHRFPAITGPRGEDICYATSNRQDAVKAIAGQCDRMIVIGAPNSSNSLRLVEVAERLGTPAHLVQRGTDIDPTWLTDIGTLGITAGASAPEKLVREVIDAVASVRPIVEDVVVTAEENMVFKLPRGLEPA; translated from the coding sequence ATGAACGCTCCCCATCCGATGACGCACCCAGGCAGCAGCGAAGCGGCAGAACTCAAGGTTTTGATCGCGGCACCGCGCGGGTTCTGTGCGGGCGTCGACCGCGCGATCCGTATCGTCGAACTGGCGCTGCAGAAATATGGCGCGCCCGTCTATGTCCGGCACGAAATCGTCCACAACCGCTACGTCGTGGACACACTGAAGGCGCAAGGCGCGATTTTCGTCGAATCGCTCGACCAGGTTCCAGACGGCGTGCCGGTAGTGTTCAGCGCGCACGGCGTACCCAAGGCGGTGCCCGCAAAGGCCGAAATGCGTGGGCTTGACTATATCGACGCGACTTGCCCGCTGGTGTCGAAAGTGCATCGTCAGGCCGAGCGCGTATATGACGCCGGACGGCATATCGTCTTCGTCGGCCACGCCGGCCACCCGGAAGTCGTCGGCACATTGGGTCAGCTGCCCGAAGGCGCGATGACTTTGGTCGAATCGGTCGACGATGTGGCGGCGCTGTCGCCTGCGGACCCTGAAATGCTGTCCTTCCTGACCCAGACGACGCTGTCGGTCGACGATACACGCGATATCATCGCGGCGCTCCAGCACCGCTTCCCCGCGATCACCGGCCCGCGGGGCGAGGACATCTGTTACGCGACGTCGAACCGTCAGGATGCAGTAAAGGCGATCGCCGGACAATGCGATCGCATGATCGTTATCGGCGCGCCCAACAGTTCGAACAGCCTGCGCCTCGTCGAAGTCGCCGAACGGCTGGGCACACCCGCGCATCTCGTCCAGCGCGGCACCGACATCGACCCGACCTGGCTGACGGATATCGGCACGCTCGGCATCACTGCCGGCGCAAGCGCGCCCGAGAAGTTGGTCCGCGAAGTGATCGACGCCGTCGCATCTGTCCGCCCCATCGTCGAGGACGTCGTCGTCACGGCCGAAGAGAATATGGTGTTCAAGCTGCCGCGCGGGCTCGAACCCGCCTGA
- the scpB gene encoding SMC-Scp complex subunit ScpB — protein sequence MIDDLERAIEAMLFASDEALDARQVANRLGDEMTPGEVRAIIVRIAARHDRSGIELVERGGHWHFQTPADLAHLLRRERDDPRKLSRAAAEVLAIVAYHEPVSRAEIEAIRGVQTSKGTLDVLMEAEWVAPAGRREVPGRPLIYKTTDAFLQHFGLNSRKDLPGIDDLRAAGLLDPVDLAFEEAVGELDLVKDGEEA from the coding sequence ATGATCGACGATCTGGAGCGCGCGATTGAGGCGATGCTGTTCGCCAGCGACGAGGCGCTCGACGCGCGCCAGGTTGCAAACCGGCTTGGCGACGAAATGACGCCGGGGGAGGTGCGCGCGATCATCGTGAGGATTGCGGCGCGCCACGACCGCAGCGGGATCGAACTCGTCGAACGTGGCGGGCATTGGCATTTCCAGACGCCGGCCGATCTGGCGCATTTGCTCCGCCGCGAGCGCGACGATCCGCGCAAGCTGTCACGCGCCGCCGCCGAGGTACTCGCGATCGTCGCGTACCACGAGCCGGTGAGTCGCGCCGAAATCGAAGCGATCCGCGGCGTCCAGACGTCGAAGGGGACGCTCGACGTGCTGATGGAGGCCGAGTGGGTCGCGCCCGCGGGGCGCCGCGAGGTGCCGGGGCGACCACTGATCTACAAGACGACCGACGCTTTCCTGCAACATTTCGGCCTCAACAGCCGCAAGGACCTGCCGGGAATCGACGATCTCCGCGCAGCCGGCCTGCTCGACCCCGTCGACCTCGCTTTTGAGGAGGCGGTGGGCGAACTGGACCTAGTAAAAGACGGTGAAGAGGCCTAG
- a CDS encoding YegP family protein has product MAHYFEIKKNKAGEFVAYFKYNSEPIFWTEGYSSKASAKNAIESILKNGPGAEIRETE; this is encoded by the coding sequence ATGGCCCATTATTTCGAGATCAAGAAGAACAAGGCCGGCGAATTTGTCGCCTATTTCAAATATAATAGCGAACCCATCTTCTGGACCGAGGGTTATAGCAGCAAGGCCTCCGCGAAAAATGCCATCGAGTCGATCCTGAAGAACGGCCCGGGCGCCGAAATCCGCGAAACCGAATGA
- the nagZ gene encoding beta-N-acetylhexosaminidase translates to MIPAIFGLSGLTLTDDERAFFRDSDPAGYILFGRNIENREQLRRLTDELRSLDGRTNLPILIDQEGGRVARMRSPEWPNFPSGAAFDALYDRAPASAIEAARLNAMALAVMLAEVGITVDCLPLLDVRQPGASDVIGDRALGSEPMRVAALGRAILGGLQAGGVVGIVKHIPGHGRALLDTHEALPTVDAPDRDLQTDLAPFAALRDAAMAMTCHVIFEAWDPDRPATLSPIVIDSVIRQRIGFHGLLMTDDLDMKALSGDVPSRAADAIAAGCDIALNCWAKMDDMVGIANALDPISTVSRARLEGAMDRISGDGDDRPFATLVDQRDALLATA, encoded by the coding sequence ATGATACCGGCAATTTTCGGCCTGTCGGGCCTAACCCTCACCGACGACGAGCGCGCCTTCTTTCGCGACAGCGACCCTGCGGGCTATATCCTGTTCGGGCGCAATATCGAAAACCGCGAGCAACTGCGGCGCCTGACCGACGAATTACGCAGCCTCGATGGGCGGACCAATCTCCCGATCCTGATCGATCAGGAAGGCGGGCGCGTCGCGCGCATGAGATCGCCCGAATGGCCGAACTTCCCGAGCGGGGCGGCGTTCGACGCGCTCTATGACCGCGCGCCCGCAAGTGCGATCGAGGCGGCGCGGTTGAACGCGATGGCGCTCGCGGTGATGCTGGCCGAGGTCGGGATTACCGTTGACTGCCTCCCGCTGCTCGACGTGCGCCAGCCGGGCGCGAGCGATGTGATCGGCGACCGGGCGCTTGGCAGTGAACCGATGCGCGTTGCGGCGCTGGGCCGTGCGATCCTCGGCGGATTGCAGGCCGGTGGCGTCGTCGGCATCGTCAAGCATATCCCGGGGCACGGCCGCGCGCTGCTCGATACGCATGAAGCCTTGCCGACCGTCGATGCGCCCGACCGCGATCTGCAAACAGACCTGGCGCCATTCGCGGCGCTGCGTGACGCTGCGATGGCGATGACGTGCCATGTGATTTTCGAGGCATGGGATCCCGATCGGCCAGCGACGCTGTCACCGATCGTCATCGACAGCGTCATTCGCCAGCGCATCGGCTTTCACGGGCTGCTGATGACTGACGATCTCGACATGAAGGCGCTGTCGGGCGACGTCCCCTCGCGCGCCGCCGATGCGATCGCCGCCGGTTGCGACATCGCGCTCAACTGCTGGGCCAAGATGGACGATATGGTCGGCATCGCGAATGCGCTCGACCCGATCAGCACCGTTTCGCGTGCACGGCTCGAAGGCGCAATGGACCGCATTTCGGGCGATGGCGACGATCGGCCCTTTGCGACTCTGGTCGATCAGCGCGACGCGCTGCTCGCGACCGCCTGA
- a CDS encoding segregation and condensation protein A, giving the protein MDDLPLDFEIAPAAPERDDAFQLTFESWEGPLDLLLTLARSQKVDLKQISILALVEQYLTFIAEARELKLEVAADYLVMAAWLAYLKSALLLPKDPLEDPSPDELALRLQLRLQRLAAMREAAARLLARDRVGRDVFLRPKPEGLRDIKVRRWDASLYDLLSAYGQVKLRSEPVVHMVSRRPVVTLDAALHHLQRMIGVKLDWAELSDFLPADYDGPLRRSAIASSFVAALELARQGRVDLKQDGAFEPLYLKAAQA; this is encoded by the coding sequence ATGGACGACCTGCCGCTCGATTTCGAAATCGCACCGGCAGCGCCAGAGCGCGACGACGCGTTCCAGTTGACCTTTGAAAGCTGGGAGGGGCCGCTCGACCTTTTGCTGACGCTGGCGCGCAGCCAGAAGGTCGACCTCAAGCAGATTTCGATCCTGGCGCTGGTCGAGCAATATCTGACCTTCATCGCCGAGGCCCGCGAATTGAAGCTGGAGGTTGCGGCCGACTATCTCGTGATGGCCGCGTGGCTCGCCTATCTCAAATCGGCGCTGCTGCTTCCCAAGGATCCGCTCGAGGACCCCTCGCCCGACGAACTCGCGCTGCGGTTGCAGCTGCGCCTGCAGCGGCTGGCGGCGATGCGCGAGGCGGCGGCGCGGCTGCTCGCACGCGACCGGGTTGGCCGCGACGTGTTCCTGCGTCCGAAACCCGAGGGGCTACGCGACATCAAGGTGCGGCGCTGGGACGCCAGCCTTTACGACCTTCTGTCGGCCTATGGGCAGGTCAAACTGCGCTCCGAACCCGTCGTACATATGGTGTCGCGTCGGCCCGTCGTAACGCTCGACGCCGCGCTCCACCATCTCCAGCGGATGATTGGCGTGAAGCTCGACTGGGCCGAGCTGTCGGATTTCCTGCCGGCCGACTATGACGGGCCGCTGCGCCGCTCGGCGATCGCGTCGAGCTTCGTCGCGGCGCTGGAATTGGCGCGGCAGGGCCGTGTCGACCTGAAACAAGACGGCGCGTTTGAACCGCTTTATCTGAAGGCTGCACAGGCATGA
- the tatB gene encoding Sec-independent protein translocase protein TatB has translation MFDVAPTELLLVVVVALVVIGPKDLPKAMRFVGKWMAKARGMARHFRSGLDTMMREAELEELEKQWREQNDAIMREFPRIDDVNTSSAPTTPATTTEPVTEADVDQAAAATSPETHAVPPKDGPLP, from the coding sequence ATGTTTGACGTCGCGCCCACCGAGTTGCTGCTCGTCGTGGTGGTGGCCCTGGTGGTTATCGGCCCCAAGGACCTCCCCAAGGCGATGCGCTTCGTCGGCAAATGGATGGCAAAGGCACGCGGTATGGCGCGCCATTTCCGGTCCGGGCTCGATACGATGATGCGCGAAGCCGAGCTCGAAGAGCTTGAGAAGCAGTGGCGCGAACAGAATGACGCGATCATGCGCGAATTTCCAAGGATCGACGACGTAAACACATCGTCGGCGCCGACGACACCGGCGACAACGACTGAGCCGGTAACTGAAGCCGACGTTGATCAGGCTGCAGCGGCCACTTCGCCAGAAACGCACGCGGTACCGCCCAAGGACGGTCCGTTGCCGTGA